The following proteins come from a genomic window of Nicotiana tomentosiformis chromosome 12, ASM39032v3, whole genome shotgun sequence:
- the LOC138902689 gene encoding uncharacterized protein has product MAEDLKKLTGRVQSVEGGKGIEGLNYEDLCIQPDIELPEVYKPPKFEMFNGTGDPKVHLRTYCDKLVGVGKDERIRMKLFMRSLIGDTLSWYISQNPKKWVNWVSMASDFMDRFRFNTENARDIFYIQNLKKKPTETFREYATRWRSEAAKVSQHLKKKK; this is encoded by the coding sequence ATGGCGGAAGATCTCAAGAAGcttactggcagagttcaaagtgttgaaggtggcaaaggcattgagggtttgaattatgaggatttgtgtattcagccagatatAGAACTGCCAGAGgtttacaaacctcctaagttcgaaatgttcaacggaactggtgatccgaaggtgcatttgagaacgtattgtgacaaacttgtaggggttggcaaggatgaacgaatccgtatgaagctgttcatgaggagcctcatcGGAGACAccttgtcttggtacatcagtcagaacccaaagaagtgggttaattgggtgagcatggcgtcggatttcatggatcgattcaggttcaacacagaaaatgcacgAGACATTTtttacattcaaaatctcaagaagaaaccaacggaaaccttccgcgagtatgctactcggtggaggtctgaagccgCAAAAGTAAGCCAGCActtaaagaagaagaaataa